In Zunongwangia profunda SM-A87, the following proteins share a genomic window:
- the aroB gene encoding 3-dehydroquinate synthase — protein sequence MENTAKGTVFYKEEAYQKINDYLVQHTPSKIFILVDTNTHEHCLPGFLPKISTATTIEIIEIEAGEPFKNLDTCLGVWQTMSDLEGDRKSLMINLGGGVVTDLGGFVASTFKRGINYINVPTTLLAMVDASVGGKTGVDLGNLKNQIGIISNAEMVIVDSDYLATLPSEEMRSGLAEILKHGLIADEAYWEKVGNLSELTLNDLDDIIRVSVGIKAKVVAEDPYENGLRKTLNYGHTLGHAIESYCLTHTQKKTLLHGEAVALGIILATYISKELKDFPSEKLDSITKRIVELYGKVEFSKNDIDAIIDLMKYDKKNEAGKINFVLLKDIGETEIDCQVPNNIIFDAFEFYKNA from the coding sequence ATGGAAAACACGGCAAAAGGAACCGTTTTTTATAAAGAAGAAGCATATCAAAAAATTAATGACTATCTAGTACAACACACCCCTTCTAAGATATTTATTTTAGTAGATACTAATACACACGAACATTGTTTACCTGGATTTTTACCTAAAATTTCAACAGCAACAACTATAGAAATTATAGAGATTGAAGCAGGCGAGCCTTTTAAAAATCTAGATACCTGTTTGGGAGTATGGCAAACCATGTCTGATCTTGAAGGCGATCGTAAAAGTTTAATGATCAATCTTGGTGGTGGTGTGGTAACGGATCTTGGCGGTTTTGTTGCTTCAACTTTTAAACGCGGAATCAATTATATTAATGTTCCCACTACCCTACTTGCTATGGTAGATGCTTCGGTTGGTGGTAAAACCGGGGTGGACCTGGGAAATCTTAAAAATCAAATTGGGATTATCTCGAATGCTGAAATGGTAATTGTAGATTCAGATTACCTGGCCACACTGCCTTCTGAAGAAATGAGAAGCGGTTTAGCTGAAATCTTAAAACATGGCTTGATAGCAGATGAGGCTTATTGGGAAAAAGTAGGAAATCTTAGTGAACTTACGCTAAATGATCTGGATGATATCATAAGGGTTTCAGTAGGGATTAAAGCAAAAGTGGTTGCTGAAGATCCTTATGAGAACGGATTGCGAAAAACATTAAATTACGGCCATACGCTAGGACACGCTATAGAATCTTATTGTTTAACCCATACCCAAAAGAAAACATTATTACACGGTGAAGCAGTTGCTTTGGGGATTATTCTCGCAACATATATTTCTAAGGAGTTAAAAGATTTCCCTTCAGAAAAACTTGATAGTATCACCAAACGTATTGTTGAACTTTATGGTAAGGTAGAATTTTCTAAAAATGATATTGATGCTATTATCGATTTAATGAAGTACGACAAGAAAAATGAAGCCGGAAAAATAAATTTTGTGCTCCTTAAAGATATAGGAGAAACCGAGATTGACTGCCAGGTACCAAATAATATAATATTTGATGCCTTTGAATTTTATAAAAACGCCTGA